The Ralstonia pseudosolanacearum genome includes the window CGAGAGTTCGGGCGGATGGCAGGCTGCGCGCCGCGCGGCGTCTTCCGCCGCCTGCCCCACCGCCGCATGCAGGCCGAACAGGATGCGCTGGCCGGCCGCCTGCCCCAGCGGAATGGCCTTGACCGCCGCGGCCACCTGGTTTTCCACCCAGGTGAAGCTGTACGCGATGAGGCCGTCGCGTGCTTCGATGCCCAGCGCGACCGCGGCGGCGGCAAAGGCGGTCGGGAACGTGATGGCGGCGCGGGCGGCCAACGCATCGCGCATGGCCGGGGCGCCCCACCCCATCTGCGTGATCAGGCGGGCGAGCGACCAGCCCATCTGCGCGGTCTCCAGCCGCAGTTCGCGGGTCTCGCGCGTGGCCAGGAACCAGCCGTCGCGCTCGGCCACCGCGTCCAGGCGGCCGGCCTGCCAGTCGGCGTACTGCAGCAGCCACAACGGCGCCTCGCAGGCGGCCAGCACCGCCAGCCCTTCGGCGATCCATCGCGCGGCGGACGCCTCATCGTGCACGTGGCGTGCCTCCACCGCCGCTTCCAGCCCCTGCGAATAGCTGAACGCCCCCACCGGCAGCGCCGGCGAGGCGAGGTGCAGCAAGGCGGTCAGCTGCGCGGCGCTAGTCATGGCGATGGTGACGCGCGTGGCCGCAGCCGGGGCCGTGTACATGGCCCTGCCCATGGCCGTGCTCGTGCTCGTGCTCGTGCTCGTGCTCGTGCTCGTGCTCGTGCTCGTGCTCGCAACCGTGGTCGTGCGAATGGCCGTGATGTTCCCGGTACAGCGCCTGCGCGGCGGCGTAGTCTTCCTCGAACGTGGCATCGTGCCCATGACGGTGGCCGCCGCCATAGGCACCCGCCTCGGGCTCGAACGGGGCTTGCACGTGCGTGACGGTCACGCCCAGGCGCACCAGCATGTCTTCGAGCACGGGGTCGGCTTCGAGCTGCAGCGCATCGACCTCCACCTGCACCGGCGTATGGCGATTGCCAAGGTGGTATGCCGCGCGCATCAGCGCCAGGCGGCTGTCGCTGGTGACACGCAGCACCTGCTCGGACGCGGCCTGCACTTCCACCAGCGTGCCGTCCTCGGCGACCAGCACATCGCCGCCGCGCATCACGGTGCCGCGCGGCAAGACGACGGCGACTTCGCGTCCGTCATCCAGCGTGGCGCGCAAGCGGCTGCGGCTGCGCGCCAGGAACGGCAGCACCAGCTTGGGCGCGCGCCTGACCAGCACGGCGGCCAGGCCATGCGGCGCGGGAAGATGTTGATCGATCGACAGCATGTTCAGAACAGGAAATAGCGCTGCGCCATCGGCAGCACCTCCGCCGGCTCGCAGGTCAGCAGCATGCCGTCGGCGACGACCTGGTAGGTCTCGGGATCGACCGTGATGCTGGGCTGCCAGTGGTTGTGGATCATCTGCGCCTTGGTGACCGCGCGCGTGCCCCGGACGACGGCGGTCGTCTTGGCGAGGCCGTAGCGGTCCGCCACGCCGGCCTGCGCCGCCGACTGCGAGAGAAAGCTCAGCGACGACCGCGCCAGCGCGCCACCCGCCGCCGCGAACATCGGTCGGTAGTGCACCGGCTGCGGCGTCGGGATCGACGCATTGGCATCGCCCATCGCCGCCGAGGCAATCATGCCGCCCTTGAGGATCAGGCTCGGCTTGACGCCGAAGAAGGCGGGCTTCCACAGCACCAGGTCGGCCCACTTGCCGACCTCGATCGAGCCGACCTCGTGCGCGATGCCGTGCGTGATGGCGGGGTTGATCGTGTACTTGGCGACGTAGCGCTTGACGCGGAAGTTGTCGTGCCCGCCGCGTGCGTCGTTCGGATCGCCGGCCAGCTTGCCGCGCTGCGCCTTCATCTTGTGCGCGGCCTGCCAAGTGCGCAGGATCACCTCGCCGACGCGGCCCATGGCCTGCGAATCGCTCGACAGCATCGAGAACGCGCCCAGGTCGTGCAGGATGTCTTCGGCGGCGATGGTTTCGCGGCGGATGCGGCTCTCGGCGAAGGCGATGTCCTCGGCGATGGAGGCGTCCAGGTGGTGGCACACCATCAGCATGTCGAGGTGCTCGTCCAGCGTGTTGACGGTGAACGGCCGCGTCGGGTTGGTCGACGAGGGCAGCACGTTGGACTCGCCGCACACGCGGATGATGTCGGGCGCATGGCCGCCGCCCGCCCCCTCGGTGTGATACGTGTGGATGGTGCGGCCCTTGAACGCGGCGATGGTCGCCTCGACGAAGCCCGATTCGTTGAGCGTGTCGGTGTGGATGGCGACCTGCGTGTCGGTGTCGTCGGCCACGCCCAGGCAGCAGTCGATGGCGGCGGGCGTCGAGCCCCAGTCTTCGTGCAGCTTCAGGCCGATGGCGCCGGCGTCGATCTGCTCGCGCAGCGCGCCGGGCAGGCTGCCGTTGCCCTTGCCCAGGAAACCGATGTTCATCGGGTAGGCATCGGCCGCCTGCAGCATGCGCTGCAGGTGCCACGGCCCCGGCGTGCAGGTGGTGGCATAGGTGCCGGTGGCCGGCCCAGTGCCGCCGCCGATCATGGTCGTCACGCCGCTGTTGAGCGCCTCGTCGATCTGCTGCGGGCAGATGAAATGGATGTGCGTATCGACCCCGCCCGCCGTGACGATCATGCCCTCACCCGCGATGATCTCGGTGCCCGGCCCGATGACGATGGTCACACCCGGCTGGATGTCCGGATTGCCCGCCTTGCCGATGGCGGCGATGCGGCCGTGCTTCAGGCCGATGTCGGCCTTGACGATGCCCCAGTGGTCGATGATCAGCGCGTTGGTGATAACCGTGTCGGCACAGTCCTTCGATTCGCGCTGGCTCTGGCCCATGCCGTCGCGGATGACCTTGCCGCCGCCGAATTTCACCTCTTCGCCGTAGATGGTGTAGTCGCGCTCGACCTCGACGATGAGGTCGGTGTCGGCCAGGCGGACGCGGTCGCCGGTGGTCGGGCCGAACATTTCCGCATAGGCGCGGCGGGTGATCTTGAGTGTCATGTCGGTTCCCTCAACCTCAGAGCTTGCCCATCACGCGGCCGGCGAAGCCGTAGACCACGCGGTCCCCGGCCAGCGCCACCAGTTCCACGGTGCGCTCCTGCCCCGGCTCGAAGCGCACGGCGGTACCGGCGGCGATGTTGAGCCGGTAGCCGCGTGTGGCCTCGCGGTCGAAGCGCAGCGCGTCGTTGACTTCGTAGAAGTGGTAGTGCGAGCCGATCTGCACGGGGCGATCGCCGGTGTTGGCCACCGTCACCGTCAGCGTGGGCCGGCCCGCGTTGAGTTCGAGATCGCCGTCCTGCGGCAGGAGTTCACCGGGGATCATGGCGCGCCCCTCAGACCGCGGCGGCCAGCAAGCCGGCGCCGTACAGCGCGACACCCACGCCCGACAGGCGGGCCAGCCACGCCAGGCGCGGCTTCAGGGCCAGCCCGGCGCCGATGCCCGCCGCGTGCAGCAGCGCCGTCGCGGCGGCAAAGCCGGCCACGAAAGACGGGAACATCGCCTGCGCGCCGGCCGGGAATTCCGTGCCGTGCGCATAGCCGTGGAACAGCGCGAAGCCACCGCACAGCAGCGCACCGGCCCACCGCGGCATCGCCGTGCGCGTGGCGATCAGCAGGCCGAACACCAGCAGCGACGCGGCAATCATCGGCTCGACCATCGGCAGCGCCATGCCGCCCGCGCCCAGCAGCGCGCCCGTCACCATCAGCGCGACGAAGGCGACCGGCGCCCACAGCGCGTCGCGCACCGCGCGCGCGGCCAGCGCGCTCCACACGCCCACGGCCACCATGGCCAGCAGGTGATCGGCACCGGTCAGCGGATGCAGGAAGCCGGCCAGCAGGCTGCTCCCGGCGGTGTGGCCCGGATGCCCCGGGTGTGCAAACACGGCGGTGGCGCCCAGCGTGAGCGCGATGGCGGCCGCGGGCCGGACGAAGCGAGACAGGGAGTGCGTCATGGCAGGACTCTTCTTGGTTGGTGTTCGGGTTCAGACGATCGGCTGGTGGACGGTGACCAGCTTGGTGCCGTCGGGAAAGGTCGCCTCGACCTGGATGTCGGGGATCATCTCGGCCACGCCGTCCATCACGTCGCCGCGCGAGAGGATGGTGGTGCCGTAGTACATCAGATCGGCCACGGTCTTGCCGTCGCGCGCGCCCTCCATGATGGCGGCGCTGATCAGGGCGACCGCCTCCGGATAGTTGAGCTTGAGGCCGCGGGCCCGGCGGCGCTCGGCCAGCAGGGCGGCGGTGAAGATCAGCAGCTTGTCTTTTTCGCGCGGGGTCAGTTCCACGGGAGGCTCTCTAAAAGGGTTGATGCGGACGGGCGACGCGCTCACGTCGCCCACAGGCGCAGCGGACGGCCCGCCACGCCATGGATCGGTTCGCGCAGCGCCAGCCAGGTCTTGCTCAGCAGGACGCGCGCGTCTTCGGGCCGCCGCGCCAGCACGCGCAGCAGCAGCACGCTCGGGCGGCCGGGCGCGTCTTGCGTCAGGCACGTCACGCCGGCGCGGAGGTCGTCGCGGTAAGGCAGTTGCTCGGCCAGCGCTTCGGCCAAGGCTTCGGTAGCGCCCTCGCCCACGGCCCACAGCGTGCCGACCACGTGGAAGCCGGCCATGCCCGTCGTCGCGCCCAGCACAGGCGACTGGGCATCGAACGCCGTGGACTCGATCCACAGCGGCTGCCCCTCGCAGCGCAGGCGCGTGTGCATGGCGATGCGGCCTTCCTGCCAGGACTCGCCGGCGGCATGACGGCCGAGCATGGTGGTGTCCCAGCCGATGGCGCTCGCGCCCGGCATGAGGTCCAGCGTCAGGTCGATGACCGGGCACGCCTGGTTGAAGACGATGTTCTCCTGCGGCAGCCAGTCGAGCCGCGCGCCGGCCTCCAGGCGGATGGCCACCCGCTGCGTGGCGGTACGGCCGGGCGACTTGTACCACTTGGTGGCGCCCGGTGTGGTCAGCACCGCATGCGCGTCGGCACCCAGCTCGATGCCGATGTCGAGCACGTCGCCGCCGGCGATGCCCGCGGGCGGGTGCAGCAGCACGACATGGCAGACGCCCTCGCCTTCCGGATACAGCGCCTTCTGCACGCGCAGCGGCCCCCGGTGCCGGCACGATGCCAGCACGGTGCGCCCACCCCGGCGCGCGAATGCGAGCCGCAGCGAGGCTTCCCAGGAGGCGAATGCATCGATCCGGGGCGGAACGGGAAAATCGGGATGGCGCATCAATCGTGCAGCGCAGCGGCGGAACGGGGTTTCATCATAGCGAGATGCCGGCCGTTTGGCACGGCTTCGCGCCCCGCTTTTTCGCCGCGCGCGCGAGCATCAGACGGCCACCAGTTCGCGTACGCCATCGGCGTCCATGTCGGCGCCGTCGCCCTGGGCGATGACCTCGCCGCGCCGCATGACGACATAGCGATCGGCGATGCGCCGCGCGAAATCGTAGTACTGCTCGACCAGCAGCACCGACATGCCGAACTCGTCCACCAGCCGGCGCAGCGTACGGCCGATCTCCTGGATGATGGACGGCTGAATGCCCTCGGTCGGCTCGTCCAGGATCAGCAGGCGCGGCTCGCTCATCAGCGCGCGGCCGATGGCCAGTTGCTGCTGCTGGCCGCCGGACAGATCGCCGCCGCAGCGCCCCTTCATCTGCGCGAGCACGGGAAAGAGCGCATAGATCGAATCCGGCACCCCGGACGGCGCGCGCCTGGCGGCCGCGCCGATCAGCAGGTTCTCTTCCACCGTCAGGCGCGGAAAGATCTCGCGGCCCTGCGGCACGTACGCGAGCCCCTGCGAGACGCGCTCGTAGGCCGGCAGCCTCTGGATGGCCCGGCCCTCCCAATCGATCATGCCGCTGGCTGCCGGCAGCACGCCCATCAGGCATTTGAGCAGCGTGGTCTTGCCCACGCCGTTGCGCCCGAGCAGCGCGGTCAGCTTGCCGGCCGGCACCTCGAAGCTGACGTTGCGCAGGATGTGGCTGCCGCCGTAGGACTGGTTCAGTTGCTGGATCTGCAGCATGTCGGATTCGCCGTTAGCGCCCCAAGTAGGATTCGATCACGCGCGCGTCGCGCTTGACCGCGTCGAGCGTGCCCTCGGCCAGCACGCTGCCTTCGGCCAGCACGGTCACGCGGCCCGTCTCGCCCGCCAGCGCGGCGACAAACTCCATGTCGTGCTCCACCACCATGATCGAGCACGCGCCGCGCAGGCCGTTGAGCAGGTCGGCGAGCTGCCTCGTCTCTTCATCGGTCATGCCGGCCACGGGCTCGTCGAGCAGCAGCAGCTGCGGCCGCTGCATCAGCAGCATGCCGATCTCCAGCCGCTGCTTCTGGCCATGCGACAGCAGGCCGGCGCTCCGGTACGCCTCGGCCTCCAGCCCGATGCGGCCGAGCGTCTCTTCGATGCGGCGGCGGCCGTCGTCGCGCAGCCGCGCGCGCAGCGACACCCACCAGCGCTTGTCGGCCTGCATCGCCAGCTCGAGGTTTTCCCACACGCCGTGCTGCTCGAACACGGTCGGCTTCTGGAACTTGCGGCCGATGCCGATCTGCGCGATGCGCGGCTCGGTCAGGCGCAGCAGGTCGATGGCCTGGCCCAGGTAGACGCGGCCGGCGACGTCCGCATTGCGCGTGCCAGTCTTGCCGGTGATCACGTCCATCATCGTGGTCTTGCCGGCGCCGTTGGGGCCGATCACGCAGCGCAGCTCGCCGTGGTCGATCGACAGCGTCAGCGCGTTCAGCGCGCGGAAGCCGCCGAAGCGCACCGTCACGTCTTCGAGGTACAGGATGGGGCCGTGCGAGACGTCGATGGCGTCCGGCTCGAGCACGTGGCCCATGCCGGTGGTGGTGCCGCTGAAGTTGCCGACCTGCGTGCTGTCGGGGCGTGCGGTGAAGGGGCTCATGCGCGGTCTCCGGCGGGCGGGGTGACCGCGGGCTCGCCGGCGCCGGCATCCGCCCGGCCATCGGCCGCGGGCCGCACGCGCCGCCCGGAGCGGCCACGCAGCAGGCCCAGCACGCCGTTCGGCAAGAACAGGGTCACCAGCACGAAGACCGCGCCCAGCACGAACAGCCAGTACTCCGGCACCCAGGCCGTCAGCACGGTCTTGGCGCCATTGACGAGGAACGCGCCGATGATCGGGCCCGCCAGCGTGCCGCGCCCGCCCACGGCCACCCACACCGCCATCTCGATCGAGTTGCCCGGCGACATCTCGCCCGGGTTGATGATGCCGACCTGCGGCACGTACAGCGCCCCGGCGATGCCGCACAGCACGGCCGAGAAGGTCCACACGAACAGCTTGTAGCCGAGCGGGCTGTAGCCGGAGAACATCACGCGCGCCTCGGCGTCGCGGATGGCCGTCACCACGCGCCCGAACTTGGAGGTGACGATGGCCCGGCATGCGATGAAGGCCAGCACCAGCGCGATGAAGGTGGCGACGAACAGCACCGTGCGCGTGGACACCGCCGCGATCGGGAACCCGAGGATGCGCTTGAAGTCGGTGAAGCCGTTGTTGCCGCCGAAGCCCGTCTCGTTGCGGAAGAACAGCAGCATGGCCGCGTAGGTCATGGCCTGCGTGATGATCGACAGGTACACGCCCTTGACGCGCGAGCGAAACGCGAAGAAGCCGAACAGCCACGCCAGCACGCCCGGCACCAGCACCACCAGCAGCGCGGCCCAGGCGAAGTGCTCGGTGCCGTGCCAAAACCAGGGCAGTTCCTTCCAGTCGAGGAAGACCATGAAATCGGGCAGATCGCTCTGGTACACGCCGTCATGGCCGATGGCCCGCATCAGGTACATCCCCATCGCATAGCCGCCGAGCGCGAAGAACAGGCCGTGGCCGAGGCTCAGGATGCCGCAGTAGCCCCACACCAGGTCGAGCGCCAGCGCGGCCAGCGCGTAGCACATGATCTTGCCCACCAGCGTGAGCGCATAGGCCGACAGGTGCAGCGGATGCCCCGCCGGCACCACCAGCGCGCACACCGGCA containing:
- a CDS encoding HupE/UreJ family protein; translated protein: MTHSLSRFVRPAAAIALTLGATAVFAHPGHPGHTAGSSLLAGFLHPLTGADHLLAMVAVGVWSALAARAVRDALWAPVAFVALMVTGALLGAGGMALPMVEPMIAASLLVFGLLIATRTAMPRWAGALLCGGFALFHGYAHGTEFPAGAQAMFPSFVAGFAAATALLHAAGIGAGLALKPRLAWLARLSGVGVALYGAGLLAAAV
- a CDS encoding urease subunit beta, which produces MIPGELLPQDGDLELNAGRPTLTVTVANTGDRPVQIGSHYHFYEVNDALRFDREATRGYRLNIAAGTAVRFEPGQERTVELVALAGDRVVYGFAGRVMGKL
- a CDS encoding urease accessory protein UreD, producing the protein MRHPDFPVPPRIDAFASWEASLRLAFARRGGRTVLASCRHRGPLRVQKALYPEGEGVCHVVLLHPPAGIAGGDVLDIGIELGADAHAVLTTPGATKWYKSPGRTATQRVAIRLEAGARLDWLPQENIVFNQACPVIDLTLDLMPGASAIGWDTTMLGRHAAGESWQEGRIAMHTRLRCEGQPLWIESTAFDAQSPVLGATTGMAGFHVVGTLWAVGEGATEALAEALAEQLPYRDDLRAGVTCLTQDAPGRPSVLLLRVLARRPEDARVLLSKTWLALREPIHGVAGRPLRLWAT
- the urtE gene encoding urea ABC transporter ATP-binding subunit UrtE is translated as MLQIQQLNQSYGGSHILRNVSFEVPAGKLTALLGRNGVGKTTLLKCLMGVLPAASGMIDWEGRAIQRLPAYERVSQGLAYVPQGREIFPRLTVEENLLIGAAARRAPSGVPDSIYALFPVLAQMKGRCGGDLSGGQQQQLAIGRALMSEPRLLILDEPTEGIQPSIIQEIGRTLRRLVDEFGMSVLLVEQYYDFARRIADRYVVMRRGEVIAQGDGADMDADGVRELVAV
- the urtC gene encoding urea ABC transporter permease subunit UrtC, translating into MAQPPFSLEIPARMPLLSRRGWSVLAAAALLVCIGVPVCALVVPAGHPLHLSAYALTLVGKIMCYALAALALDLVWGYCGILSLGHGLFFALGGYAMGMYLMRAIGHDGVYQSDLPDFMVFLDWKELPWFWHGTEHFAWAALLVVLVPGVLAWLFGFFAFRSRVKGVYLSIITQAMTYAAMLLFFRNETGFGGNNGFTDFKRILGFPIAAVSTRTVLFVATFIALVLAFIACRAIVTSKFGRVVTAIRDAEARVMFSGYSPLGYKLFVWTFSAVLCGIAGALYVPQVGIINPGEMSPGNSIEMAVWVAVGGRGTLAGPIIGAFLVNGAKTVLTAWVPEYWLFVLGAVFVLVTLFLPNGVLGLLRGRSGRRVRPAADGRADAGAGEPAVTPPAGDRA
- a CDS encoding urease accessory protein UreF, which translates into the protein MTSAAQLTALLHLASPALPVGAFSYSQGLEAAVEARHVHDEASAARWIAEGLAVLAACEAPLWLLQYADWQAGRLDAVAERDGWFLATRETRELRLETAQMGWSLARLITQMGWGAPAMRDALAARAAITFPTAFAAAAVALGIEARDGLIAYSFTWVENQVAAAVKAIPLGQAAGQRILFGLHAAVGQAAEDAARRAACHPPELSTFSPGLGVLSARHETQYSRLFRS
- the urtD gene encoding urea ABC transporter ATP-binding protein UrtD gives rise to the protein MSPFTARPDSTQVGNFSGTTTGMGHVLEPDAIDVSHGPILYLEDVTVRFGGFRALNALTLSIDHGELRCVIGPNGAGKTTMMDVITGKTGTRNADVAGRVYLGQAIDLLRLTEPRIAQIGIGRKFQKPTVFEQHGVWENLELAMQADKRWWVSLRARLRDDGRRRIEETLGRIGLEAEAYRSAGLLSHGQKQRLEIGMLLMQRPQLLLLDEPVAGMTDEETRQLADLLNGLRGACSIMVVEHDMEFVAALAGETGRVTVLAEGSVLAEGTLDAVKRDARVIESYLGR
- the ureC gene encoding urease subunit alpha, whose product is MTLKITRRAYAEMFGPTTGDRVRLADTDLIVEVERDYTIYGEEVKFGGGKVIRDGMGQSQRESKDCADTVITNALIIDHWGIVKADIGLKHGRIAAIGKAGNPDIQPGVTIVIGPGTEIIAGEGMIVTAGGVDTHIHFICPQQIDEALNSGVTTMIGGGTGPATGTYATTCTPGPWHLQRMLQAADAYPMNIGFLGKGNGSLPGALREQIDAGAIGLKLHEDWGSTPAAIDCCLGVADDTDTQVAIHTDTLNESGFVEATIAAFKGRTIHTYHTEGAGGGHAPDIIRVCGESNVLPSSTNPTRPFTVNTLDEHLDMLMVCHHLDASIAEDIAFAESRIRRETIAAEDILHDLGAFSMLSSDSQAMGRVGEVILRTWQAAHKMKAQRGKLAGDPNDARGGHDNFRVKRYVAKYTINPAITHGIAHEVGSIEVGKWADLVLWKPAFFGVKPSLILKGGMIASAAMGDANASIPTPQPVHYRPMFAAAGGALARSSLSFLSQSAAQAGVADRYGLAKTTAVVRGTRAVTKAQMIHNHWQPSITVDPETYQVVADGMLLTCEPAEVLPMAQRYFLF
- the ureE gene encoding urease accessory protein UreE — encoded protein: MLSIDQHLPAPHGLAAVLVRRAPKLVLPFLARSRSRLRATLDDGREVAVVLPRGTVMRGGDVLVAEDGTLVEVQAASEQVLRVTSDSRLALMRAAYHLGNRHTPVQVEVDALQLEADPVLEDMLVRLGVTVTHVQAPFEPEAGAYGGGHRHGHDATFEEDYAAAQALYREHHGHSHDHGCEHEHEHEHEHEHEHEHEHGHGQGHVHGPGCGHARHHRHD
- a CDS encoding urease subunit gamma, yielding MELTPREKDKLLIFTAALLAERRRARGLKLNYPEAVALISAAIMEGARDGKTVADLMYYGTTILSRGDVMDGVAEMIPDIQVEATFPDGTKLVTVHQPIV